In the Tribolium castaneum strain GA2 chromosome 1, icTriCast1.1, whole genome shotgun sequence genome, one interval contains:
- the LOC103312954 gene encoding early endosome antigen 1 isoform X3 — protein MSKCLHNLHTTAQIAMYRKTVGNQEIFRKYSIYSSLFYPKFKAYHFPKHNKIHKLSALVNCILLFSKFFLYELSLYKLIANIFSFHFDRWNLCCFITECTMNQKQATNYEKEQRAYQVVQILKNDIMDETPSSDVDFEPNNTKKSLFATLIKRRPSVKITKKIETCSTINFETDSATSEQNCGNFQNEHAPQNEKNKHNFFQRIIKRSKSGQNSVKAIKKTNDAATSCNQKISLNMWSNFIPTAYIPKYNIKLINGMSELEDILQNLHHSEQHMVHLLKKYVEDKNFQKQLIETCFEYFALQYDSKCHANILAEKIWLQQLEQNKTQDYNLQKRLNFLVKSNRSLQLQVETLYRHCEKLAARTNLYPKRFLHMRSFGKIYARHLIENNRKLQNKVKALTGVISDFEEELHKIQHQKGVLEEEKRSFRSEIYHLHAILERQNSDFQLEKSGLALQLNHQNNLIKDAVAALDCIFQDLHGFGHQLNEFEITVIWPQYQCQNTCLPEMVYQLRACVGELFITMTTAFKNVTLVVKDVNKLRTTNARLQENLQKSTSELDNLSKRLNTSEPDSKKLEKENLVLKLKLENAMEQNSFLRDEIENRKKNLDMNKNQSLSNKIDEMVLIFSQLTSDLPKECNSHHEKLDHCGKVAKQLGEKCNRLEEENQNIVQTQQMYQQDIATLQDGLTILSAENETMKKQLATQHQTLATLQSERIKYLEEKNILKTIFQHLKSEISRVQQLEDAVADMSKETNRLSLIAEFNKQLGEQLKNEVEVKENTISELKQSLEKLSYIQIDTDKERMTLCAQLSEISTVKEKLSDCLELELKKNLHLDETKKKLENSTKSQLKIYEEMQKNERAALKELLKDFRNLIKQRDCLLHLQEENKKKCNDMEKVSLDLKKAYEGALAQIKHRDEEINRLVEKIQCQDEEMKQVEEDYKNNTIKYEKNLRKLEKVLSQVRNEKDETLSSVVSLKNNLQKVQSDLNESREKLTDIENKFAIKSAECNKLESEVSACKNDLQNLSQENGKLTLELEYLKKLHEQKTSELKETLSSYSAKDNQYLETQSVVWNKEQQINDLNRIIIEKESEIKQLQQECLYLNKQTEDQNKVLIGYENQLVLLQDIETAKFKLEQEINKIKLEHKTTQLELENARKEIDNLTNELKTTILKTENEKSYYKNQANEIIVEYSEQKANIEDEIDSISEQLRKVTENLQIEKHRFDELAKAHDELQMKYLQLRDNYNSEVNAHKETRLKIENLEKYMNAISTERDNLQQQVHLILMEINEEKDTNVLLSTENKKLQMILEQGRQQYGALINKNSSLESEVLKK, from the exons atgtcAAAATGTCTACACAATTTGCATACAACTGCGCAAATTGCAATGTATAGAAAG ACTGTTGGCAATCAAGAAATCTTCCGAAAATATTCAATTTACTCCTCATTATTCTatccaaaatttaaagcatATCATTTTCCTAAACacaataaaatacacaaacTTTCGGCTCTtgttaattgtattttattatttagtaaatttttcttgtacgaacTATCTTTGTACAAACTGATTGCCAACATATTTTCTTTTCATTTCGATCGGTGGAATTTATGCTGTTTTATAACCGAGTGTACAATGAATCAAAAACAGGCCACAAACTACGAAAAG GAACAGCGGGCATATCAAGTAGTACAGATTCTTAAAAACGATATTATGGACGAGACACCGTCTAGTGATGTTGATTTCGAACCCAATAACACGAAAAAATCCCTTTTTGCTACACTTATTAAAAGAAGACCTAGTgttaaaataaccaaaaaaattgaaacctGTTCCACCATCAATTTTGAAACGGATAGCGCAACGTCTGAACAAAACTGTGGCAATTTTCAAAACGAACATGCAcctcaaaatgaaaaaaataaacataatttttttcaaagaattaTCAAGCGCTCAAAAAGTGGTCAAAATTCTGtgaaagcaattaaaaaaacgaatgATGCAGCAACCAGttgtaatcaaaaaatttcactCAACATGTGGAGCAATTTTATTCCAACAGCATACAT ACCTAAATACAACATCAAATTGATCAATGGTATGAGTGAACTTGAAgatattttacaaaacttgCATCATTCCGAACAACACATGGTCCATCTTTTGAAGAAATATGTCGAAGATAAGAATTTCCAAAAACAactca TCGAGACTTGCTTCGAATATTTTGCTCTTCAATACGATTCAAAATGTCACGCAAATATTCTTGCAGAAAAAATCTGGTTACAACAATTAGAACAGAACAAAACACAAGATTATAACTTACAGAAACGCTTAAACTTTTTAGTAAAATCAAACAGATCTCTGCAACTTCAAGTAGAGACTTTATACCGTCATTGCGAGAAATTGGCTGCTCGCACTAATCTCTACCCAAAACGATTTCTTCATATGAGGTCTTTTGGCAAGATTTACGCCAGACATTTGATTGAAAATAAccgaaaattgcaaaataaagtCAAAGCTTTGACAGGAGTTATTTCCGATTTTGAAGAGGAATTACACAAAATCCAACATCAAAAAGGTGTTCTCGAAGAAGAAAAACGAAGTTTTCGCTCAGAAATTTATCACTTGCATGCGATTTTGGAACGGCAAAATAGTGACTTCCAACTTGAAAAATCAGGGCTTGCTTTGCAACTAAACCACCAAAACAATCTCATTAAAGATGCAGTTGCTGCACTTGACTGTATTTTCCAAGATTTGCATGGTTTTGGCCACCAGTTGAACGAATTTGAAATAACTGTAATCTGGCCTCAGTATCAG TGTCAAAACACCTGTTTGCCCGAAATGGTTTATCAACTTCGAGCATGTGTTGGTGAACTTTTTATAACAATGACTACAgctttcaaaaatgttactttgGTGGTCAAGGacgt tAATAAACTACGGACAACAAACGCCAGATTACAGGAAAACCTTCAGAAGTCTACTAGTGAATTGGATAATCTTAGCAAACGACTAAATACCTCCGAACCAGATtccaaaaaacttgaaaaagaaaatctagttttaaagttaaaactcGAAAATGCGATGGAACAAAACAGTTTTCTGCGTGATGAA attgaaaataggaaaaaaaatttggatatgaacaaaaatcaatctctttcaaataaaatcgATGAAatggttttaatattttctcaattaacATCTGATTTGCCAAAAGAATGTAATTCACATCATGAAAAGTTGGATCACTGCGGAAAAGTTGCAAAACAATTAGGCGAAAAATGTAACCGATTGGAGGaggaaaatcaaaatattgtcCAAACTCAGCAAATGTACCAACAAGACATTGCAACTTTACAAGATGGACTTACTATCTTAAGTGCTGAAAatgaaacaatgaaaaaacaattagCAACTCAACATCAAACTTTAGCGA CTCTTCAGAGTGAACGTATTAAATATTTGGAGGAAAAAAATATCCTAAAGACTATTTTTCAGCACTTAAAAAGCGAAATATCACGTGTTCAACAACTGGAAGACGCTGTTGCTGATATGAGTAAAGAGACAAATCGACTCAGT CTAATTgcagaatttaataaacagttgggagagcaattaaaaaatgaagtcGAAGTGAAAGAAAACACGATAAGTGAACTGAAACAAAGTCTCGAAAAGTTGAGTTACATTCAAATAGATACAGATAAAGAAAGAATGACTTTGTGTGCTCAACTATCCGAAATATCAACGGTTAAAGAGAAATTAAGCGATTGTCTTGAACTTGAACTGAAGAAAAATCTTCATCTTGACGAAACTAAaaagaaattggaaaatagtacgaaaagtcaattgaaaatttacgaagaaatgcaaaaaaatgaacGAGCAGCACTAAAAGAGTTATTAAAAGACTTTAGAAATTTGATTAAGCAGAGAGACTGTCTACTACATCTACAAGAGGAAAACAAGAAAAAG tgtaatgaTATGGAAAAAGTTTCGctggatttaaaaaaagcatATGAAGGTGCTCTTGCACAAATCAAGCATCGAGATGAGGAAATTAACAgacttgttgaaaaaattcagtgTCAAGACGAAGAAATGAAACAAGTTGAAgaagattataaaaataacaccatcaagtacgaaaaaaatttgcggaagcttgaaaaagttttgtctcag GTGCGAAATGAAAAAGATGAGACACTTAGTAGTGTCGtttctttgaaaaataacttGCAAAAAGTGCAAAGCGACTTGAATGAATCCAGAGAAAAATTGACG gatattgaaaataaatttgcaattaaatcgGCAGAATGCAATAAATTAGAGTCAGAAGTAAGTGCATGTAAAAATGACTTGCAAAATTTAAGCCAGGAAAACGGAAAATTAACATTGGAAttggaatatttgaaaaagttgcACGAGCAAAAAACATccg aatTAAAAGAAACTTTGTCAAGTTATTCTGCAAAGGATAATCAATATTTGGAAACACAAAGTGTCGTGTGGAATAAAGAACAACAAATCAACGATCTTAATCGAATAATAATcgaaaaagaaagtgaaattaaacaGTTACAACAAGAGTGTCTGTATCTCAATAAACAAACTGAAGATCAGAATAAAGTATTGATTGGTTATGAAAATCAGTTGGT ACTGTTACAAGACATAGAAACcgcaaaatttaaacttgaacaagaaattaacaaaataaaattagagcACAAAACGACTCAACTCGAATTAGAGAATGCACGAAAAGAAATTGATAATTTAACTAATGAACTAAAAACAACCATCTTGAAAACGGAAAACGAAAAATCCTACTACAAAAATCAAGCAAATGAAATTATTGT GGAATATAGTGAACAAAAGGCAAATATCGAAGATGAAATTGACAGTATTTCTGAGCAACTTCgaaaagtcactgaaaatttacaaattgaaaaacacCGTTTTGATGAATTAGCCAAAGCCCATGATGAGTTACAAATGAAATATCTTCAGTTAAGAGATAATTACAATTCGGAAGTCAACGCTCATAAAGAAACACgtctcaaaattgaaaatttggaaaaatacatGAATGCAATTTCAACCGAAAGG GACAATCTTCAACAACAGGTACACCTTATACTGATGGAAATTAATGAAGAAAAAGACACAAATGTGCTTTTAAGtaccgaaaataaaaaactacaaatgaTTTTGGAGCAAGGCCGACAACAATATGGCgctttaataaacaaaaattcgtCGTTAGAAAGCGAGGT GTTAAAGAAATGA
- the LOC103312954 gene encoding early endosome antigen 1 isoform X1: protein MSKCLHNLHTTAQIAMYRKTVGNQEIFRKYSIYSSLFYPKFKAYHFPKHNKIHKLSALVNCILLFSKFFLYELSLYKLIANIFSFHFDRWNLCCFITECTMNQKQATNYEKEQRAYQVVQILKNDIMDETPSSDVDFEPNNTKKSLFATLIKRRPSVKITKKIETCSTINFETDSATSEQNCGNFQNEHAPQNEKNKHNFFQRIIKRSKSGQNSVKAIKKTNDAATSCNQKISLNMWSNFIPTAYIPKYNIKLINGMSELEDILQNLHHSEQHMVHLLKKYVEDKNFQKQLIETCFEYFALQYDSKCHANILAEKIWLQQLEQNKTQDYNLQKRLNFLVKSNRSLQLQVETLYRHCEKLAARTNLYPKRFLHMRSFGKIYARHLIENNRKLQNKVKALTGVISDFEEELHKIQHQKGVLEEEKRSFRSEIYHLHAILERQNSDFQLEKSGLALQLNHQNNLIKDAVAALDCIFQDLHGFGHQLNEFEITVIWPQYQCQNTCLPEMVYQLRACVGELFITMTTAFKNVTLVVKDVNKLRTTNARLQENLQKSTSELDNLSKRLNTSEPDSKKLEKENLVLKLKLENAMEQNSFLRDEIENRKKNLDMNKNQSLSNKIDEMVLIFSQLTSDLPKECNSHHEKLDHCGKVAKQLGEKCNRLEEENQNIVQTQQMYQQDIATLQDGLTILSAENETMKKQLATQHQTLATLQSERIKYLEEKNILKTIFQHLKSEISRVQQLEDAVADMSKETNRLSLIAEFNKQLGEQLKNEVEVKENTISELKQSLEKLSYIQIDTDKERMTLCAQLSEISTVKEKLSDCLELELKKNLHLDETKKKLENSTKSQLKIYEEMQKNERAALKELLKDFRNLIKQRDCLLHLQEENKKKCNDMEKVSLDLKKAYEGALAQIKHRDEEINRLVEKIQCQDEEMKQVEEDYKNNTIKYEKNLRKLEKVLSQVRNEKDETLSSVVSLKNNLQKVQSDLNESREKLTDIENKFAIKSAECNKLESEVSACKNDLQNLSQENGKLTLELEYLKKLHEQKTSELKETLSSYSAKDNQYLETQSVVWNKEQQINDLNRIIIEKESEIKQLQQECLYLNKQTEDQNKVLIGYENQLVLLQDIETAKFKLEQEINKIKLEHKTTQLELENARKEIDNLTNELKTTILKTENEKSYYKNQANEIIVEYSEQKANIEDEIDSISEQLRKVTENLQIEKHRFDELAKAHDELQMKYLQLRDNYNSEVNAHKETRLKIENLEKYMNAISTERDNLQQQVHLILMEINEEKDTNVLLSTENKKLQMILEQGRQQYGALINKNSSLESEVKEMKQKLKTIVDSKAMSQNEINTTIRKLEEKTTELKTAKETIECLKKDLSESQKTLFDLKEDFFNLQQHVTGLEFKNCELTLQLHETQGKLETERNLYQELKTSKNSERSQPKAPSECGELFY from the exons atgtcAAAATGTCTACACAATTTGCATACAACTGCGCAAATTGCAATGTATAGAAAG ACTGTTGGCAATCAAGAAATCTTCCGAAAATATTCAATTTACTCCTCATTATTCTatccaaaatttaaagcatATCATTTTCCTAAACacaataaaatacacaaacTTTCGGCTCTtgttaattgtattttattatttagtaaatttttcttgtacgaacTATCTTTGTACAAACTGATTGCCAACATATTTTCTTTTCATTTCGATCGGTGGAATTTATGCTGTTTTATAACCGAGTGTACAATGAATCAAAAACAGGCCACAAACTACGAAAAG GAACAGCGGGCATATCAAGTAGTACAGATTCTTAAAAACGATATTATGGACGAGACACCGTCTAGTGATGTTGATTTCGAACCCAATAACACGAAAAAATCCCTTTTTGCTACACTTATTAAAAGAAGACCTAGTgttaaaataaccaaaaaaattgaaacctGTTCCACCATCAATTTTGAAACGGATAGCGCAACGTCTGAACAAAACTGTGGCAATTTTCAAAACGAACATGCAcctcaaaatgaaaaaaataaacataatttttttcaaagaattaTCAAGCGCTCAAAAAGTGGTCAAAATTCTGtgaaagcaattaaaaaaacgaatgATGCAGCAACCAGttgtaatcaaaaaatttcactCAACATGTGGAGCAATTTTATTCCAACAGCATACAT ACCTAAATACAACATCAAATTGATCAATGGTATGAGTGAACTTGAAgatattttacaaaacttgCATCATTCCGAACAACACATGGTCCATCTTTTGAAGAAATATGTCGAAGATAAGAATTTCCAAAAACAactca TCGAGACTTGCTTCGAATATTTTGCTCTTCAATACGATTCAAAATGTCACGCAAATATTCTTGCAGAAAAAATCTGGTTACAACAATTAGAACAGAACAAAACACAAGATTATAACTTACAGAAACGCTTAAACTTTTTAGTAAAATCAAACAGATCTCTGCAACTTCAAGTAGAGACTTTATACCGTCATTGCGAGAAATTGGCTGCTCGCACTAATCTCTACCCAAAACGATTTCTTCATATGAGGTCTTTTGGCAAGATTTACGCCAGACATTTGATTGAAAATAAccgaaaattgcaaaataaagtCAAAGCTTTGACAGGAGTTATTTCCGATTTTGAAGAGGAATTACACAAAATCCAACATCAAAAAGGTGTTCTCGAAGAAGAAAAACGAAGTTTTCGCTCAGAAATTTATCACTTGCATGCGATTTTGGAACGGCAAAATAGTGACTTCCAACTTGAAAAATCAGGGCTTGCTTTGCAACTAAACCACCAAAACAATCTCATTAAAGATGCAGTTGCTGCACTTGACTGTATTTTCCAAGATTTGCATGGTTTTGGCCACCAGTTGAACGAATTTGAAATAACTGTAATCTGGCCTCAGTATCAG TGTCAAAACACCTGTTTGCCCGAAATGGTTTATCAACTTCGAGCATGTGTTGGTGAACTTTTTATAACAATGACTACAgctttcaaaaatgttactttgGTGGTCAAGGacgt tAATAAACTACGGACAACAAACGCCAGATTACAGGAAAACCTTCAGAAGTCTACTAGTGAATTGGATAATCTTAGCAAACGACTAAATACCTCCGAACCAGATtccaaaaaacttgaaaaagaaaatctagttttaaagttaaaactcGAAAATGCGATGGAACAAAACAGTTTTCTGCGTGATGAA attgaaaataggaaaaaaaatttggatatgaacaaaaatcaatctctttcaaataaaatcgATGAAatggttttaatattttctcaattaacATCTGATTTGCCAAAAGAATGTAATTCACATCATGAAAAGTTGGATCACTGCGGAAAAGTTGCAAAACAATTAGGCGAAAAATGTAACCGATTGGAGGaggaaaatcaaaatattgtcCAAACTCAGCAAATGTACCAACAAGACATTGCAACTTTACAAGATGGACTTACTATCTTAAGTGCTGAAAatgaaacaatgaaaaaacaattagCAACTCAACATCAAACTTTAGCGA CTCTTCAGAGTGAACGTATTAAATATTTGGAGGAAAAAAATATCCTAAAGACTATTTTTCAGCACTTAAAAAGCGAAATATCACGTGTTCAACAACTGGAAGACGCTGTTGCTGATATGAGTAAAGAGACAAATCGACTCAGT CTAATTgcagaatttaataaacagttgggagagcaattaaaaaatgaagtcGAAGTGAAAGAAAACACGATAAGTGAACTGAAACAAAGTCTCGAAAAGTTGAGTTACATTCAAATAGATACAGATAAAGAAAGAATGACTTTGTGTGCTCAACTATCCGAAATATCAACGGTTAAAGAGAAATTAAGCGATTGTCTTGAACTTGAACTGAAGAAAAATCTTCATCTTGACGAAACTAAaaagaaattggaaaatagtacgaaaagtcaattgaaaatttacgaagaaatgcaaaaaaatgaacGAGCAGCACTAAAAGAGTTATTAAAAGACTTTAGAAATTTGATTAAGCAGAGAGACTGTCTACTACATCTACAAGAGGAAAACAAGAAAAAG tgtaatgaTATGGAAAAAGTTTCGctggatttaaaaaaagcatATGAAGGTGCTCTTGCACAAATCAAGCATCGAGATGAGGAAATTAACAgacttgttgaaaaaattcagtgTCAAGACGAAGAAATGAAACAAGTTGAAgaagattataaaaataacaccatcaagtacgaaaaaaatttgcggaagcttgaaaaagttttgtctcag GTGCGAAATGAAAAAGATGAGACACTTAGTAGTGTCGtttctttgaaaaataacttGCAAAAAGTGCAAAGCGACTTGAATGAATCCAGAGAAAAATTGACG gatattgaaaataaatttgcaattaaatcgGCAGAATGCAATAAATTAGAGTCAGAAGTAAGTGCATGTAAAAATGACTTGCAAAATTTAAGCCAGGAAAACGGAAAATTAACATTGGAAttggaatatttgaaaaagttgcACGAGCAAAAAACATccg aatTAAAAGAAACTTTGTCAAGTTATTCTGCAAAGGATAATCAATATTTGGAAACACAAAGTGTCGTGTGGAATAAAGAACAACAAATCAACGATCTTAATCGAATAATAATcgaaaaagaaagtgaaattaaacaGTTACAACAAGAGTGTCTGTATCTCAATAAACAAACTGAAGATCAGAATAAAGTATTGATTGGTTATGAAAATCAGTTGGT ACTGTTACAAGACATAGAAACcgcaaaatttaaacttgaacaagaaattaacaaaataaaattagagcACAAAACGACTCAACTCGAATTAGAGAATGCACGAAAAGAAATTGATAATTTAACTAATGAACTAAAAACAACCATCTTGAAAACGGAAAACGAAAAATCCTACTACAAAAATCAAGCAAATGAAATTATTGT GGAATATAGTGAACAAAAGGCAAATATCGAAGATGAAATTGACAGTATTTCTGAGCAACTTCgaaaagtcactgaaaatttacaaattgaaaaacacCGTTTTGATGAATTAGCCAAAGCCCATGATGAGTTACAAATGAAATATCTTCAGTTAAGAGATAATTACAATTCGGAAGTCAACGCTCATAAAGAAACACgtctcaaaattgaaaatttggaaaaatacatGAATGCAATTTCAACCGAAAGG GACAATCTTCAACAACAGGTACACCTTATACTGATGGAAATTAATGAAGAAAAAGACACAAATGTGCTTTTAAGtaccgaaaataaaaaactacaaatgaTTTTGGAGCAAGGCCGACAACAATATGGCgctttaataaacaaaaattcgtCGTTAGAAAGCGAG GTTAAAGAAATGAAacagaaactgaaaacaatagTGGATTCTAAAGCTATGTCTCAAAACGAAATCAATACAACAATTCGTAAACTTGAAGAAAAAACTACAGAGCTTAAAACAGCTAAA gaaacgatcgaatgtttaaaaaaagatttgagTGAAAGTCAAAAAACGCTCTTTGATTTGAAGGaggacttttttaatttacaacaaCATGTCACAGGActagaatttaaaaa TTGTGAGTTAACTCTCCAACTTCATGAAACTCAAGGGAAGCTCGAAACTGAAAGAAATCTGTATCAGGAATTAAAAACATCGAAAAATTCGGAACGTTCTCAACCAAAAGCGCCCTCTGAATGTGGCGAACTGTTCTATTGA